In one Meles meles chromosome 17, mMelMel3.1 paternal haplotype, whole genome shotgun sequence genomic region, the following are encoded:
- the CD244 gene encoding natural killer cell receptor 2B4 isoform X2, with the protein MLGQALVLTFLLLLNGHQAQDSAEPVVGLSGMQLSLQPPTTQTKHIYSAKWKIQRNPTSEPSVILTWKKEIEKWTNGSKEIFDFREKNLTLLIKAAQPRDSGLYLLEVTDDRGEVKHHWFQVSVFDPVGTLEAVREMKVLGGGKCQVSLSCSVSGGGNVSYVWYRGKELIETPNNLSKLEEQIDVNTLENYTCNVSNPVSWVNHTFSQSCDNKQHTSVDYLVFIVISLIILLLVTLTCFCVWRRKRKQCHISPGEPLTVYEDVNNLQNRCNQTQRQNPPGEGSTIYSMIQSQSSAPTSQETNTLYALVQPSRKSDSKKKDQSSSFSYTIYEEVGKTQLKAQNPARLSRRELENFCVYS; encoded by the exons ATTCTGCTGAACCTGTGGTTGGACTCTCGGGAATGCAACTCTCCCTACAACCCCCCACAACACAGACAAAGCACATATACTCTGCTAAATGGAAGATACAGAGGAACCCAACTTCAGAACCTTCCGTGATACTGACTTGGAAGAAGGAGATTGAAAAGTGGACTAATGGTTCAAAAGAGATCTTCGATTTTAGGGAAAAGAATTTAACTCTTCTCATCAAAGCAGCTCAGCCGAGGGACAGTGGCCTGTACCTCCTGGAGGTGACTGATGACCGTGGGGAAGTTAAGCATCACTGGTTCCAGGTTTCTGTATTTG ATCCCGTAGGGACCCTTGAAGCAGTGAGGGAGATGAAGGTCCTGGGTGGAGGGAAATGCCAAGTGTCGCTGTCCTGCTCAGTCTCCGGAGGTGGCAATGTGAGCTACGTTTGGTATAGAGGAAAGGAGCTGATCGAGACCCCAAACAATCTCAGCAAATTGGAGGAACAGATTGATGTCAACACCTTGGAAAACTACACCTGCAACGTCAGCAACCCGGTCAGCTGGGTAAACCACACCTTCTCCCAGAGCTGTGACAACAAGC AACACACCTCTGTGGACTACTTGGTGTTCATCGTGATTTCTCTAATCATCCTGCTCCTGGTCACCCTCACCTGCTTCTGtgtgtggaggaggaagaggaagcagtgCC ACATCAGCCCAGGAGAACCTCTGACAGTTTATGAAGACGTCAACAACTTGCAAAACAGGTGTAATCAA ACGCAGAGGCAGAATCCCCCTGGAGAAGGAAGCACCATCTACTCCATGATCCAGTCCCAG TCCTCGGCTCCCACATCACAAGAAACAAATACGTTGTATGCGCTGGTACAGCCTTCCCGGAAG TCTGACTCCAAGAAGAAGGACCAGAGCTCTTCCTTCAGTTACACCATCTATGAAGAG GTTGGAAAGACACAACTCAAAGCCCAGAACCCTGCCCGACTGAGCCGCAGGGAGCTGGAGAACTTCTGCGTGTATTCCTAG
- the CD244 gene encoding natural killer cell receptor 2B4 isoform X1, giving the protein MGKSMWKTQLGEISAEGCSLFLQPWSQGCSEMGVCIIDSAEPVVGLSGMQLSLQPPTTQTKHIYSAKWKIQRNPTSEPSVILTWKKEIEKWTNGSKEIFDFREKNLTLLIKAAQPRDSGLYLLEVTDDRGEVKHHWFQVSVFDPVGTLEAVREMKVLGGGKCQVSLSCSVSGGGNVSYVWYRGKELIETPNNLSKLEEQIDVNTLENYTCNVSNPVSWVNHTFSQSCDNKQHTSVDYLVFIVISLIILLLVTLTCFCVWRRKRKQCHISPGEPLTVYEDVNNLQNRCNQTQRQNPPGEGSTIYSMIQSQSSAPTSQETNTLYALVQPSRKSDSKKKDQSSSFSYTIYEEVGKTQLKAQNPARLSRRELENFCVYS; this is encoded by the exons ATTCTGCTGAACCTGTGGTTGGACTCTCGGGAATGCAACTCTCCCTACAACCCCCCACAACACAGACAAAGCACATATACTCTGCTAAATGGAAGATACAGAGGAACCCAACTTCAGAACCTTCCGTGATACTGACTTGGAAGAAGGAGATTGAAAAGTGGACTAATGGTTCAAAAGAGATCTTCGATTTTAGGGAAAAGAATTTAACTCTTCTCATCAAAGCAGCTCAGCCGAGGGACAGTGGCCTGTACCTCCTGGAGGTGACTGATGACCGTGGGGAAGTTAAGCATCACTGGTTCCAGGTTTCTGTATTTG ATCCCGTAGGGACCCTTGAAGCAGTGAGGGAGATGAAGGTCCTGGGTGGAGGGAAATGCCAAGTGTCGCTGTCCTGCTCAGTCTCCGGAGGTGGCAATGTGAGCTACGTTTGGTATAGAGGAAAGGAGCTGATCGAGACCCCAAACAATCTCAGCAAATTGGAGGAACAGATTGATGTCAACACCTTGGAAAACTACACCTGCAACGTCAGCAACCCGGTCAGCTGGGTAAACCACACCTTCTCCCAGAGCTGTGACAACAAGC AACACACCTCTGTGGACTACTTGGTGTTCATCGTGATTTCTCTAATCATCCTGCTCCTGGTCACCCTCACCTGCTTCTGtgtgtggaggaggaagaggaagcagtgCC ACATCAGCCCAGGAGAACCTCTGACAGTTTATGAAGACGTCAACAACTTGCAAAACAGGTGTAATCAA ACGCAGAGGCAGAATCCCCCTGGAGAAGGAAGCACCATCTACTCCATGATCCAGTCCCAG TCCTCGGCTCCCACATCACAAGAAACAAATACGTTGTATGCGCTGGTACAGCCTTCCCGGAAG TCTGACTCCAAGAAGAAGGACCAGAGCTCTTCCTTCAGTTACACCATCTATGAAGAG GTTGGAAAGACACAACTCAAAGCCCAGAACCCTGCCCGACTGAGCCGCAGGGAGCTGGAGAACTTCTGCGTGTATTCCTAG